One Setaria viridis chromosome 7, Setaria_viridis_v4.0, whole genome shotgun sequence genomic region harbors:
- the LOC117862524 gene encoding uncharacterized protein yields the protein MLELNEKMEHLEQKLKEASNTIREKDLRLSKLQVLISTADRPTLEEEEAASIDQLVTELEDHLQEKLEAEIQCLVMMEARQNWQVRAEDRAALEEHRASAGDSSSSSARMLRKLRETESKIVTLKEQVDRLEVHEKELYRATEALRMQSRTFKVSLFGLVQLIMLCLSLKVFFAWVPAPFDEVVPT from the coding sequence ATGTTAGAACTGAATGAAAAGATGGAGCACCTCGAGCAGAAACTGAAAGAAGCGTCAAACACCATCCGAGAGAAAGACTTGAGGCTATCCAAGCTTCAGGTACTCATCAGTACCGCGGACAGGCCaacgctggaggaggaggaggccgccagCATCGACCAGCTGGTGACGGAGCTCGAGGACCACCTGCAGGAGAAACTGGAAGCCGAAATCCAGTGCCTGGTGATGATGGAAGCGAGGCAGAACTGGCAGGTCCGGGCGGAGGACCGCGCCGCCCTGGAGGAGCACAGGGCGTCCGCCggggacagcagcagcagcagcgcgaggATGCTGCGCAAGCTACGGGAGACGGAGAGCAAGATCGTGACGCTGAAGGAGCAGGTGGACAGGCTGGAGGTCCACGAGAAGGAGCTCTACCGGGCGACCGAGGCCCTGAGGATGCAGAGCAGGACCTTCAAGGTGTCCCTGTTCGGCCTCGTCCAGCTCATAATGCTGTGCCTCTCCCTGAAGGTGTTCTTCGCCTGGGTGCCCGCTCCGTTCGACGAGGTCGTGCCAACATGA